TTTTTTGACGCGTCTCATGCGTGTGCTCGCCTTCATTGCACTAGCGTGGATACCGGTTGCGTATGGCAAAACCTGCACGCAGCGTGAGGCAAGCGCGGCGGATGCAGCGATCGATCACCTCGACACGTGGGCAAAGCTGAACGAGGCGTTCAACAAGTACGCGCAGTGTGACGATGGCGAAATCGCGGACGGCAACTCAGAAGCTGTCGCGCGTCTGCTAGTGGATCATTGGCACACTTTGCCGCAACTAGGTGTATTGATAAAGCGTAATCCGTCATTGAAAGCCTTTGTGCTCCGCCACATCGATACGACGCTAGACACCGACGATCTTTTCAGAATCGCCAAGCTTTCAACGTCATCCTGCCCGATCGGCATGAGTTCTCTATGTCGAGAATTAGCGGCCGCCACGAAGAAAGTCATGCCGTAGTTGCTATATGGCTGTGACGTCGAATTCAAATCACCGCCACCGCCTCAACCTCGATCTTGAACCCATAATGCAACTGCGGCACCGGCACGACCGCGCGCGCGGGTTTTGCGTCGCCGGCCCAGCGCGCGTAGATCCGATTGAAGCTCGCCCAATGTTCGACATCGACCACATACACGCGCACCTGCACCAGTTGCGCGACACTGCTGCCGACGCTTTCGAGCGCTGCCTTCACATTGGCCAGGACCTGTTCGGCTTGCGCGTCGAATGACGCATCGGCGAGTTTCTCGCCCTGCGCATCGATCGGCAATTGCCCGGACACGAACACGAAGCCATTCGCAACCGCGACGTGACTGTAGTGACCGCCGGGTTTCGCGAGCGCGGCGGGGTTGTCGGTGTACGGCAAACGTGGGGCGTGCGTGCTATCAGTCATCAACCACTCCAGAAGTAAAAATCTCAGAGCGGCTCAACGCCGTGATG
Above is a window of Paraburkholderia sprentiae WSM5005 DNA encoding:
- a CDS encoding RidA family protein — protein: MTDSTHAPRLPYTDNPAALAKPGGHYSHVAVANGFVFVSGQLPIDAQGEKLADASFDAQAEQVLANVKAALESVGSSVAQLVQVRVYVVDVEHWASFNRIYARWAGDAKPARAVVPVPQLHYGFKIEVEAVAVI